Proteins encoded by one window of Dioscorea cayenensis subsp. rotundata cultivar TDr96_F1 chromosome 20, TDr96_F1_v2_PseudoChromosome.rev07_lg8_w22 25.fasta, whole genome shotgun sequence:
- the LOC120251850 gene encoding uncharacterized protein LOC120251850, which yields MRDLFLQKRYSLIVQLPSFISPNCEARTNKGLQQIGYSLVRTRSGSPERTSSVREAINLFGEKMELATKRAREIHVAKMDIGRLCENKKCAEDDKARAESELYMARGWQ from the exons ATGAGGGACTTGTTTTTGCAGAAGAGATATTCCCTGATTGTACAGCTGCCTTCCTTTATCTCTCCGAATTGTGAGGCAAGAACAAATAAAGGATTACAACAAATTGGGTATTCTCTTGTCAg AACAAGATCTGGCAGCCCAGAGAGGACTAGCTCTGTAAGAGAAGCAATTAATTTGTTTGGAGAAAAGATG GAATTGGCTACAAAAAGGGCAAGAGAGATCCATGTTGCGAAAATGGATATAGGCAGATTGTGCGAAAATAAGAAGTGTGCTGAAGATGACAAGGCCAGAGCAGAATCAGAATTGTATATGGCCAGGGGATGGCAATGA
- the LOC120251832 gene encoding protein PLASTID MOVEMENT IMPAIRED 2-like: MNSPKIMMNSQPLDYVQVMHELDRVKHELSKLKLEVSSAIEAKANAESEIKASGSKVRTMEACAEDLQKEIEHINEEHVLVELARMEAERELQQIESQRLAEFSRYSKSIEEANNRIKGLRKEIRQTQELERSLAVTTADVDVLQNEMVLVRAMEKNFSKSNSMSNDEQKKEEQTRRELRNVEAELEVAKKELASYKYQGFQFMSAMDLIRKELIEIFKEKEQIEKNEKKTDSAVRNLNYKLLKAKSQLESALVADTRAKEIVANLSAALQQMKIDTEAVRREREQISEESRSIKIEMKSEETINSDNERLLTTMKELEAAKKAEESALKKLKTVAERAMRNRVCTQLHGSRITISSSEYEYLTSGAAATMDVANKKVAAILAWIEALKAEEKEMSLKIERTKSDIEELHKKKETMVDQMRTVEEDIDRSEAEAFHAQANVSVSQTRKSIKDNGFATSKRRAKIRRSSASSITRLPSRSPSFTIKKRGRVMPTFVLFLRRKRIIRQK; the protein is encoded by the coding sequence ATGAATTCTCCGAAAATAATGATGAACTCCCAACCTCTTGATTATGTTCAAGTGATGCATGAGCTTGACAGAGTCAAGCATGAATTGAGCAAGCTGAAACTTGAGGTTTCATCTGCCATAGAAGCAAAGGCGAATGCCGAAAGTGAAATAAAGGCCTCTGGTTCTAAAGTGAGAACAATGGAGGCCTGTGCGGAGGATCTTCAAAAGGAAATCGAGCACATAAATGAAGAGCATGTTTTAGTTGAGCTAGCAAGAATGGAAGCTGAAAGGGAACTGCAACAGATTGAGTCTCAAAGATTAGCAGAGTTTTCCCGGTATTCTAAGAGCATTGAAGAAGCTAACAACAGAATCAAGGGCCTTCGAAAGGAAATACGACAAACTCAGGAGCTTGAAAGAAGTCTTGCTGTGACCACTGCTGATGTTGATGTCTTGCAAAATGAGATGGTATTAGTGAGGGCTATGGAGAAGAATTTCAGCAAGAGTAATTCAATGAGCAATGATGAAcagaaaaaggaagaacaaacaCGGCGAGAATTACGAAATGTGGAAGCTGAATTGGAGGTCGCAAAGAAAGAGTTGGCATCATACAAGTACCAAGGGTTTCAGTTCATGAGTGCTATGGATCTTATAAGAAAAGAActaattgaaatatttaaggAAAAGGAACAAATtgagaaaaatgagaagaagacaGATTCTGCAGTCAGGAATCTCAACTATAAGCTTCTGAAAGCAAAATCACAGCTCGAATCAGCTTTGGTAGCCGACACAAGAGCTAAAGAAATAGTGGCCAATCTTTCAGCAGCACTGCAACAAATGAAGATAGACACTGAGGCAGTGAGGAGGGAAAGAGAGCAGATAAGCGAAGAGTCAAGATCTAtcaaaattgaaatgaagaGTGAGGAAACTATCAATTCAGACAATGAGAGGTTGTTAACTACAATGAAAGAGCTCGAGGCAGCTAAAAAAGCTGAAGAATCTGCGCTTAAAAAGCTAAAGACCGTTGCTGAGAGAGCGATGAGGAATAGAGTTTGCACACAGTTGCACGGTTCTCGTATAACTATATCTAGTTCTGAGTATGAGTACTTAACTAGTGGTGCAGCTGCGACAATGGATGTTGCCAACAAGAAGGTTGCTGCCATTCTGGCTTGGATAGAAGCATTGAAAGCTGAAGAGAAGGAGATGTCATTGAAGATTGAACGTACTAAGAGTGATATCGAAGAACTTCACAAGAAAAAAGAGACAATGGTTGATCAGATGAGAACAGTGGAAGAAGACATTGATCGAAGTGAGGCTGAGGCTTTCCATGCTCAGGCTAATGTTTCTGTTTCTCAGACAAGGAAATCTATTAAAGACAATGGGTTTGCCACTTCAAAGAGAAGAGCTAAGATCAGAAGGTCATCTGCATCATCAATAACTCGTCTTCCCAGTCGATCTCCATCATTTACTATTAAGAAGAGAGGGAGGGTAATGCCTACATTTGTTCTGTTTCTTAGGAGAAAGAGAATTATCAGGCAGAAATGA
- the LOC120251848 gene encoding uncharacterized protein LOC120251848, with product MANMLIERQQGNLPSTSEANPRKSGNEQCSAITLRRGKELKMPEKKSESVDQKHDQDNLEHNKFESQIEAPLPQDRFTRIPFPQRLKKNKLDQQFAKLLDIFKKLHINIPFTEVLKQMPSYAMFMKEILSNKRKLKDYETVAILQKKFPPKLKDPGSFTIPCSIGNVVFERALCDLGASINLMPLSIFKKLNFGETRPTTVTLQLADRSLKHPRGVIEDVLVKIDKFIFLTDFIVLDIEEDKDIPIILGRPFLATERAIIDVQKGELHLRVQEEEVTFNVFDAIKYPQASECCFRIDEKNLLQLIEFDEFRNEAYKDDITNKKQTKARHGKFKMKWCGPFTINKMLPYGVAEVTHSEK from the coding sequence ATGGCGAATATGTTAATAGAGAGACAACAAGGAAACTTGCCTAGCACATCTGAGGCAAATCCAAGAAAGAGTGGCAATGAACAATGTAGTGCAATTACTTTGAGGAGAGGAAAGGAATTGAAGATGCCAGAGAAAAAGTCTGAGTCTGTAGATCAGAAGCATGATCAAGATAACCTTGAACACAATAAATTTGAATCTCAGATTGAAGCACCATTACCACAAGATAGATTTACCAGAATCCCTTTTCCTCAGCGCCTGAAGAAGAATAAGCTTGACCAGCAGTTTGCTAAATTGTTAGATATATTCAAGAAGCTTCACATTAATATCCCATTTACTGAAGTTCTTAAACAAATGCCAAGCTATGCGATGTTTATGAAAGAAATTCTATCAAACAAAAGGAAGCTTAAGGATTATGAGACAGTCGCAATCTTGCAAAAGAAGTTTCCACCCAAACTCAAGGATCCAGGCAGTTTTACCATCCCATGCTCAATTGGGAATGTGGTGTTTGAGAGGGCATTATGTGATTTAGGAGCAAGTATCAATTTAATGCCCTTATCAATCTTCAAGAAGCTTAACTTCGGAGAAACGCGGCCTACTACAGTCACATTACAACTAGCAGATCGTTCATTGAAGCACCCCAGGGGAGTAATTGAAGATGTCCTAGTCAAGATAGATAAGTTCATATTTCTAACTGATTTCATTGTACTTGACATAGAAGAAGACAAAGACATACCAATTATACTAGGTAGACCATTTTTGGCTACTGAGAGAGCGATTATTGATGTGCAAAAAGGAGAATTACATCTTCGGGTCCAAGAGGAAGAAGTGACTTTCAACGTTTTTGATGCTATAAAATATCCACAAGCAAGTGAATGTTGCTTTCGTATTGATGAGAAAAATCTTTTGCAATTGATTGAGTTCGATGAGTTTCGAAATGAAGCTTATAAAGATGACATAACTAATAAAAAGCAAACAAAGGCTAGGCATGGAAAATTCAAGATGAAGTGGTGTGGACCATTCACAATCAATAAGATGTTACCATATGGTGTTGCGGAAGTCACTCATTCAGAGAAATGA